A region of the Panicum virgatum strain AP13 unplaced genomic scaffold, P.virgatum_v5 scaffold_199, whole genome shotgun sequence genome:
GCGTGTGCCTgcacctgcggacacgtggcggcttcggaccaGCCCCAGGTGGGGTGTCGGTTCcaccccgctgaggggtccggatagtatatgggggtccgggacccggcgggggtccggtaccccctgggaggtccggggctccacgggaggtccgggaccccctagctgttttggctgaggactacctcctccgggacacgtggcgtcaccggaccttccccaagcggggagcgggtccggggccgtttgccaggagagtagggctccggacctcaggggtccggctgctcggccgtcagggcgtagttaaggataactacaagactcttgactagacacagcaagagggggtaccccagtcctggggtaccgacataatcttttcacatttgaagtattaaatatagactaatcacaaaattaattacataacTCATCTATAAATTATgagacaaatttattaagactaattaatctgttATTAGcacatggttactgtagcaatttagtgtctaattatagtctaattaggctcattagattcgtctcgtaatttataaacaaactatgcaattaattttttatttcatctagatttaatactcataTATTTAAAATTCTTATTTGATATGctaattttggaattttaaattttactaCTAAACAAGTTCTATGTTGATATCGGAGAAAACTTGCAAGGTCCACCCGTTAGGGTCAGCAAAGCAGAGCAAGTTGCGAAGACCGGGCCACCGGGCCACaccgcgtcttttttatttctatattttgaaaaaaaaaattacagaaatatatttttcatttcacattttacagttctatacccctaccgcccggcaggggcctactgcccggcagggggcggtagggacctctatgtaaataaatataaattttatttacgcagaggtccttggCGGGGGcttgccgccccgctgccgggcggcaggccccctgccgccaagtgggggcggcaggctcctgcCAAGCATATAAAAGCTCCGCCCCTTCCCTTGCGTCCTTATTTTCtacccacgagatccagagaggggagagggagagaggaggggtgagggaggtaattccaccggcgaagccctgccggattttggatccgaaccgtaggtaaccaatatttctcaactttttcattccaaaatttttgtatgttaaattttatgattagtgtttttatttttgtaagcacttagggttcggattagtggttataattgaagccatAGCATATTTCtagatattagattaattaaaatgaagtctttggatggccagatatgtcgagcaaagtggcgtttcaagttcattacggtgagttctatagaattactcttgattcctatggagtaaatctatcaacATTAGAAAGAAGATAGTGCAatctagataaacccctagagaggagttttgagtccatacggaaATGTATTCACAggatgttcaatgtgaatccaaagacccatttgcttacggttcataccttgacttcctgagaaactaatggggatttctgggagttgacgcatataagtagtacggaagaatgacaacattacatgcacacagctcttgaaagtgggtggcctctcgcaatggtaattcagattcaccagaagaccggtgatttaggtgaagggtcaacacacacaacatctgactgcaatgaagagatggaagaggataaagaaaaagagaacatgcaagcttcagaaccagaaccagaaccagaaccacaaggtttggcagatgaaggcgagcggatactTGGAATTGTGGAGGAAATGGAGAAAGAAGATCAGGATGCGCTAATAatggagcaatgtggggactcatcggacgatgaggacgatgaacgcttcccagtgctaggtgaatggcgtgaGGAGGGTTTTTggaatccagtggtacaagatattaagagttcggagtttgaatacagagtgaatgaggttGTACAAagggcaaagtatcgtaccattgaggatgtgaaggatgctgtgaagctctgggctgtatctctgaggaaggaatttagagtactgaagtctagcagcaaagaatacgatGTGAGatgtgcagatagagactgtacatggcgagtgcatgcatacaagggaaagttcaagacacactgggaatgttcaattgttacaccacatacttgtagattgataggtgttgtgggacatcatcgtaatatcacatcaactttcgtggctaagaagatgtatggggtgattcttgacaaaatggattacgagcatgcattgataattagggcaTTGACcagaatttccagtatgtgatcagctatgcaaaggcttggcgtgctaaacaaaaagtatttgagatgaggtttgtcacttatgaagcatcatatgacaacctacctcgtatgcttgaagcaattgttcacagaaatcctggaagtgcttttgatacatacagtgtaccgagcttgtcagggggcccaagcattctgctgcgagttttcttctgcattggagcatgtgtgagggcattcatttactgccttcctgttctgtgtattgacgaCACTTTTCTGACAGagaaatataagggaacaatattgacagcaatcggaattgattgcaacaagcagatagttcccatcacctttgcctttgttgagaatgagaacacagaaagctggtactggtttcttgaacgtctgaagattcacgttgttgctggaaggcctaatgtttgccttatcagtgataggcatgcaggtctacttgcagctataaggcagctccaagaaggtagtcaattttcacctcctatatggccagatgttgtcaataggcggtgtgtgaggcatatggctgctaacttttatgagcggttcaagaataaggatctgatgaatttgttcaagcgattgtgcactcagaatcagcagaggaagttcGATGCTTTGTGGGGGTATAATTGATGATATGAGCACCGAATTGCTTAAGAGTCAGGCCTCATCATCCAAcaggagacgttctacagattcattagtgggacatgctaagccattttcacagtggattgatggtgcgcctaaagagaagtggtcacttctgtatgacacagatgggagacgttatgggatcgagacgaccaaccatgctgagtgttacaatatggtaatgcgtcgtgttcgtggatttcctcttgttggcattgttgagttcatcatgtatggatgtataaggtattttagggagctatacgcatcagccgctcccttacttaatgatccaggagtgcatttttttagaagggtcaatgagtacatggaaaaaaattgaaaagactcgatttcactcagtcatatcgatgggcacaaaggagcaaagatttgaggtatcatgcagggaTAGGATcggacagggtgtccgcaggcaaagggtaattcaagaagtcttgataaccattgacgggagggtgttctgccaatgtcagaagccaaaggtgcatcacttaccatgctcccatgtcatcgcggcttgttctgtatctgggttagatgctgcgtcatatgttctcaatatttcacaaaagaagccgcaacacagacttggtgtcatgagatatacgacatcggtattctaggcccattcactcaaaaaaaatCCCCATCCAATTCTCATCCCTGATGCAGCTACAAAGCGGGGTATAGGCCGACGCCAGACACGTCGTATCcggaacggaatggacgagtccgaggctggaaagaagaaaaaacattgcaacttgtgtggagcggacggtctacttacaagaagtgcccacagcttCAAGTACCCAATGCTGCTGCCAAGGCTGGACCTTCCGAGAATCCgacggatggatcggctccacctacaagaattcgccgcatctagttgtgcatttatttatttgtgtgtacgaaatTAAGTATATTGTGTATGTACTATGCCTAAAtgtcttgtttaattagttggaagtgcgtatttctatagaatttggttgtaatgaacgtaaccttcaatgtaatatcTTATGTGGTATCTTGTTTAACATTCTATTTATATTTCGTTCATTGTATCAAATTGGTTAGCCCCAAATACTTGGACACATGGTTTGTGGCCACCTATAGCACAAGCCAACACATAATGTGACACATGGAAGAAAGCTAAATGAGTACACATCCATGATACTGAAGAATCCAAATTATTTCAGTACAATTTACTTCACAATCTAGACCGATGAACACCATATGCTACacattatttcatgaaatcatctaggtagtcacgcacagggggaggaacatgaTCTCTTGGAGgtcatggtttggggggcatgaagttatttaagtcgtcatcccagttaacagaacttggtgctggaggtggtacagtttgacttgacgaacctcttgactttcccattctctcttttatggttctactttcatgtacagggggacgAACATCAggtcttggaggccatggttttgggggcatgaagtcatctaagtcgtcatcccagttaacaaaacttggtgctggaggtggtgcagtTTGACTTGGCGAACCTTCGGTTCTATGTGAttgccaagtactatcacccaaAGATCTTCCACGCCTCCTTCGTCTTGTTTGCGGCAcgagtccaccgaagatacatatcaatttacgaaaatttggtattgatttgttaatcaactccgtgtccttgGGGAAATCCttgcatataattacacaacaaCTTTAAAATTTACGgaatatggattacaaatgacTATAGATATTAGATTCGTATGatagttaccttaatgtgcatttCATACACCTCTGACCGCATCCATATCGTAGAAGTACTTTGTACGAAACCAATAACATTAGGATAATtagctagttcacataccctcataTACATCTTAcggcgttctagcaggtgtccctttacatcttgcgttgtaatacctcgaaacaatgtgaaatctttaaaccctactaatttggacaacaccatctctatcgtaccatccgctaatggatccaacttcttattaattacaagatgtgtcatgatctcaagaaatatactagatttttcttcggtccatgaaaatccaacagaattAAAAGCAGTCATTGCCTTATGTTGCAATAACAATAAATTAGTGTCATTCTAaatttactattttatatttCACTAGCCAAAAACTCAATCTATTCTAATTcgtaattattttagaaacaatTCTATAATGCGtcagaaatattggttacctgcggttcggatccaaaatccgatagggcttcgccggtggaattacctttcttacccctcctctctccctctcccctctctggatctcgtgggcagaaaatgaggacGCGAGGGAAGGGGCGGAGCTTTTATATCCTTGGCAGGAGCCTGCCACCCACttggcggcaggggggcggcagacCTCCTCCAAGGACCTCTAcacaaataaaatttatatttatttacatagaggtccctaccgccccctgccgggcggtaggggtatagaactgtaaaatgtgaaatggaaaatatatttttgtaattttttttgaaaaatataaaaataaaaaagactgTGGCCGCTgcgcggccgccgctgcgctgccactctccttcctctccaaaAGCCCTGAAccctgtttcaaaaaaaaaaaaaaccctgaacCCTTCGCCATTTCATCGAGAAGAAAAACCGCCCCGCGTTCGTCCCCTCCCCCTCcggccctcccctcccccgaTTCCAGACGGGAGAAAATCCGGTCGAGAATGCAGCCCCCGCAGACCCCCATTCCGCCGTGGGGGTCGAAGTCTCGCCGGGAGCTGCAGCCGCCGCTGCTCAGCCCTTCCTACTCCCGGAAGCCattccaagccgccgccgccgccgcctcctccgagcACCCCTGCGTACGTACGCGTAGCTTGTTTCCCCCCTTCTTTCTTTAACTCCCTCCCCCCTTTTCTCCTTCGTTTCTGAGATGCGCGTGTCCTGACGCGACGGAGTGCTGCGCGCCCACGCCGGCCTGCATTTCTGCTGTGTAGGTCACGCTGTTCGAGTGGTGGCTGGAGAGAGTGGAAGGGGATGACCAGAAGATCGCCGTCGCGGGGAAATTTGAAAGGTGAGCAATTTCttaggagggggggggggggtgcagaTCCACCTTTGTGGCTGACGGTATGTATTTCATTGGAGATCCGGCCTCGATTGGGTGAGGATTGGTGCCAAAGAGTTTCCGTCTTATTTTTCTGGGAGTTTGATCTTTGTTAGAATGGAAATTGCAAAGTTCGGTACCTAGATTGAGTTGACATGTACTTCTGAAGAATATGCCAGTTTAATTTCTGTAATTCGTCTCTACAAAGGGTTGGCCTAATGCTGGGCTCAAACTGATTCCACAAATCGAATATGCTATTTGTCCTCCGTGCATTTCATCCTTGCAGACTTGAGGGCTATTAATGCCTTTACTGAAGCACCATTAAAACTTTCGAAGATCATGctgcttgtttatttaatttaaGCATGCTTAAGGTTTTCAAAAGTTAGCTGCTTTTCTTCTTCAGAGCATGAGGCTTTGATTCGTTCATTCGCTTTCGCTACAAAAACAGTTATCTGTTGCTCACTTCTGACAGGAATGAGACAGTCCAGCAATTCGATGCTGCAGCCATTGCAAAGCGCCACAAGGCTTGCGTTCTTGAAACTGAAGATGGAATTATACTTCGCATCTATGGCTCGCTCAGCCTTTCGCAGATGCATGCCAACGGATATTCGAGTGAGGTATGCACATCCTATTTTGTGTTTCTTGTTTCGTGTACCAGTTAGGTGTCCATTTGAGCTGACATCTGAGGTGACTGCTGTATCAGCGACCATGTTCCATCATCTGCTTTCTCCATCTATCATGTGATGCTATTTCCGTATTCCTATGGGAAGCTGACTGAAAGTTATTCTAGATTTGAGTAATTTTGTTCTGGTTGATGAATGATGACTTTTGCCGCATTTGTTTCCGAAAAGATCATTTGGCATGCACTACTCTTATGAATACCTTGGTCCTGGCTGCAAACCGTGCATGCAGGTCTGTGAGAAGTTCATAATCGGATTTCCATACTGGTGGGAAAATTGCAACCAGCTTTATCCCAAGACGGCACAAACAAGATCGGATAAAAAACAATTTTACTCGGGGCAATTTCAGCGGGGGCAAGAATTTCATTCATGTGGAACATCTTTCCTCAGCGAACTTCGTAGCAGTGTTAAAAAATCCTCACACAATGATGCTGCCTTCCAAAACTCTCCACAGAAGCAAAGGTCTGCACTTGAGAAGTTGCAGGGTGCTACAAGATCACCATTCGCACGCCCAGTTCCATATGTAAGTCCAATCGTTCACTTTTTTTAGTTGTGAGAACT
Encoded here:
- the LOC120693907 gene encoding uncharacterized protein LOC120693907; this translates as MQPPQTPIPPWGSKSRRELQPPLLSPSYSRKPFQAAAAAASSEHPCVTLFEWWLERVEGDDQKIAVAGKFERNETVQQFDAAAIAKRHKACVLETEDGIILRIYGSLSLSQMHANGYSSEVCEKFIIGFPYWWENCNQLYPKTAQTRSDKKQFYSGQFQRGQEFHSCGTSFLSELRSSVKKSSHNDAAFQNSPQKQRSALEKLQGATRSPFARPVPYAHESPLTRGRATSLSMSTPEALKLRKTRSGRLVVPTLDIGCQRIVHDWDGTIAGVIGLDSPSPKGSKLKAYARRKREAKPSKRKKRRAH